Proteins encoded in a region of the Candidatus Methylomirabilota bacterium genome:
- a CDS encoding thiamine phosphate synthase — protein sequence KAVQLREKDLAARDLLSVASGLRESTRRHGARLFVNDRADVALAVGADGVQRAGTSLPVSALRAICPPIGPPGFLIGASVHSVAEARAAEPEGADFLLFGPVYDTPSKREYGPPQGLSALERVASGVRLPVFAVGGVTPARVAEVVRAGASGVAVIAAILGTARPADAVKAFLDALGRA from the coding sequence AAGGCAGTCCAGCTGCGGGAGAAGGATTTGGCCGCACGGGATCTACTCTCGGTGGCGAGCGGGCTGCGAGAGTCGACCCGGCGTCACGGGGCCCGGCTCTTCGTCAATGATCGGGCCGATGTCGCGCTCGCCGTGGGCGCCGACGGCGTCCAGCGCGCGGGCACCTCGCTCCCCGTGTCCGCGCTCCGCGCTATCTGCCCCCCCATCGGCCCCCCCGGCTTTCTCATCGGCGCGTCCGTCCACTCGGTGGCCGAGGCGCGGGCGGCAGAGCCCGAAGGCGCCGACTTTCTCCTCTTCGGGCCCGTGTACGACACGCCCTCCAAGCGTGAGTACGGGCCGCCGCAGGGGCTGTCAGCCCTCGAACGCGTTGCCTCCGGCGTGCGCCTGCCTGTCTTCGCCGTGGGCGGAGTGACACCCGCGCGCGTTGCCGAGGTGGTCCGGGCCGGCGCCTCGGGCGTCGCCGTCATCGCGGCCATCCTCGGGACCGCGCGCCCCGCCGATGCCGTCAAGGCGTTCCTCGACGCGCTGGGACGAGCCTGA